The Phyllobacterium zundukense DNA segment AGCCGACTGAATTTCCGCAGGTTTTTATCGACGAAGGACTCCGGCAGGAACCGTCGCATAAACCGAACCTGCCCCGCGGATTTGCCTGCAGTGTAGCGTCTTTTGGGTGATGCCGCATTGGCGGCCCTTACGACCGTTGCGGCGACCACATCAGGTGCGTCACCCTTCTCGATGATCTCTCGCATCAACTTCTCCGCGTCGGCACGGCTGGTATCATAGAAGGCGAGCGGCTGGTCCGGCCGGGTGAGGTTCTCTTCGAAGGACGTGCGTGTCACGCCGGGCTCGACAAGTACGATGCGAATGCCCTGTGTCCGAACTTCGTGATCGAGAGATTCCGAATAGCCCTCGATTGCGTGTTTGGTCGATGCATAGAGGGCGTTATAAGGAGCGGGAATGAGCCCGAGTATGGAACTCAGGTTGACAATCCGGCCCCTGCGCTGGCGTCGCATTACGGGCAGGACTGCATTTGTCATTCGCAGGACACCGAACACGTTCACGTCGAACACAGCCTTCGCCTGCGCCGCAGAGGACTCTTCAGCGCCGCCGAGCAGCCCGATCCCGGCATTGTTGACGAGAAGATCGATCCGCCCGGCGCGGCTTAGAACCTCATCGACGGCCGTCTGCACCGATGCATCATCGGTAACATCGCAAATCAGCATCGTGATCCCGTCCGGGGTATTGGACATCGGCTTTCGGCTGGTACCGAATACACGATAGCCATCACGCCGCAGCGCTTGTGCAGTCACCAGCCCAATCCCTGAGGAAGTGCCCGTAACGAGGGCGACCCGGTGTTCTATCTTGCTCATTGCCTTCAGCTTTCATTTTGTCATGGAACATCGATGAATAATAAGTTACTATGAATTTAGTAGTAAGTCACTATCAAAAAGATACCGACATGAAAAATCTTTCCGACCAGCCATGCCTAATCGCTCGGAGCCTTGCCCTTGTGGGGGATGCTTGGAGTATGCTGATCATGCGGGATGCCCACGCGGGCCTCACTCGCTTTGACGAGTTCCGCAAAAGTCTTGGTATCGCCCCGACGATGTTGACGGCACGACTTTCAGTTCTGACTGACGAGGGGATGTTGGAGAAACATCGTTATTCCGACCGCCCGCCACGTGACGAATATGTGCTGACGGAAGCCGGGCGGGACTTTCTGCCGGTGCTGTTTGCGATTGGCGCGTGGGGGCGGAAATATCGTAACGGGGGCAAGGTGACCCGGTTCTTCGACGCCGAAACCGGAACTGAAATTGATCCCCTCACCATCGACCGCGGGACCGGCGCACCGGTAGGAACACGTCCCATTCGCATTGTCGATCCCGAATGAGCCACCACGGAAGATGGAGCAGCGCCTGACAACTCCTGTTGGAAGCCCGCTTCTTTGTAACGTTCCCGATGGTGGTCCGTTTTTCGAGCGATACCTCATGGCAGTTGCTGCTAAATGCTGATGTCAGATTAATGGGTCCTGAGCCTAGTGAACTCCAGATGGTATTTGCCGCGGTTATTTCGATGATATGGACCATCCGCCATCGACCAGCAAATTTAGTCCGGCGATGAGGGAGGCTGCCGGGGACGCTAGAAATACGACAGCACCCACGACATCATTCGTTTCGCCGATCCGGCCCATGGGAATATGTGCAAGTGTTCTGTCATAAAAGTCTTTATCAGGCAGTGCGGGCCTCGTTCCATCGGTCCATACGAATGTCGGCGCGCCCATTCAGCTGAAAGACAACGCATCAGATGCTTTATCGCGGCCTTGCTCATACAATAGATTGCCTCGCCGCGAAGCGTCACCGTGCCAGCTTGGGAGCTTATGCTTATGATGCGGCCTGCCTTTTGTGCGATCATCTGCCGGGCAACCGTTTGGGTCATTAGGAAGGTGCCTTTAATGTTCACCTGGAGAATTTCGTCCACATCTGCCTCAGCAACACGCTCTGCAAGATCACCGGGTGCTACGCCGACATTGTTCACCAGAACATCAATCCGTCCGAAGCTCTCAATCGCCTTGGAGATGGACGTCTCTATCTGATGTCGTTGTGAAATATCCAGCTGGACGGGAAGGACTTTCCTTCCCATACCGTCTATTTCCTCAATCAGTTCCTTGGACGCAGCAACGTTACCCAATCCGAGAACAATATCGGAATCTGCGGCAGCGCACGCTAGGGCGCAAGCTCTTCCTATCCCGCGAGATGCGCCTGTCACTAAGGTCACTTTTCCTGCAAGGCCAAAATCCGGCGCGTGTTTAAGCTGATTTGCATAATACTCCTCGAATGATTTCGGCGTGGTCCCAAGTTCAACAAGAATTTAGGTCGAGTTGCGTATTCGCTCTCATGTTGGGGTTGTCGGGGTGATGAAATTCACACGCCAAGCGGCAAGGCAGCTGGCACATCGAGTAAATTTCCAGCTCTACTGCTGCAATCCCATCCGAAGCTCCGTCCTTATCTCCCGGTCGACCAACTGGAGGCTTTCGAAGATGCGATATCTAGTTTCATGCGCTTTCTTGGGTGCGCCTTGGGCGGGCTCGAACACTCTCGAGATGCTTGACATGGTCACCATCGCATCGACCAAGTTCCTGCGATGACCGGAAGCCACGGCGGCCAGCATGGCCGAGCCGAGCAATACAGGCTCAGGGTTGTCAATTACCGCCACCCGGACACCTGTAGCGTCGGCCAGCAACTGCCTGACGAGGTCGCTTTGCGCCGCGCCGCCGCTTGCGATGATGAGGTCAATTGGAATTCCGTCTTCGCGCAGTTTGACCAGAAGCTGTTTAAGCCCATAGCCGATGCCGCAGAGCCCGGCGATGTACAATGCGACGAGGTCCGGTATCCCCGCGTCGAGGCTCAAACCTGCTATGACTGCACGTGCATCCGGATCGGCGTTTGGCGATCTGTTTCCCAAAAACTCCGGAACAACATGGATCCGATGCGCCAAAGCCATAACATCCTCTGGGCTACTGCACATTTTGGACGCCTCTGCGTCAAGCCAACCTACAAGCGGTATCCCGGCTGCTTCGGCAAGCTCGGTGGCCGATGCCGACGCTGGATGCATTGCCACGAGGTGGTCGATCGCGGCACCGGCGGCCGATTGTCCGCCTTCGTTGAGCCATAGATCGGGGATCATGGCGGAGAAGTACGGCCCCCATACGCCATCTACGAAAACGGGCTCTTGACTGGACGCCATGGAACACGCCGAGGTGCCGAAGATGTACGCAAGGCGGCGACCGATGTCCGAGGTCACCCCCTCTCCGGCCGCCCCCAAAGTCCCGAGGCCGCCGGCATGCGCATCGATCAGAGATGCGGCGACGGCGGTCCCCGGATGCAATCCCAGTTCCGGAGCGGCCGTTTCAGTCAAACCGGAAGCAATCGGTGTGCCCGGCCACGCGATCTCGGTCCCAATTCTGGCAAAACGCTCCGCAACCAGTTCCTCCAAACCGATCTTGTTGAAATAGTCCGTGTCCCAGCGACTTTCGTGAGCGAGATAGGTCCATTTGCACGTGACGGTACAGGTCGAGCGCGTCAAAGAGCCGGTTGCCCGCCATGTCAGATAATCGGCGAGGTCGAAAAAGTGCTTGGCGGCAGCAAAGGAGTCCGGCAGATTGCGCTTCAACCACAAAAGTTTCGGCGTCTCCATTTCGGGTGAGATACGACCACCTACGTACCTCAGGACTTCGTGTCCGCCGGCATTGATCTCTTCTGCTTCGCCAGCGGCGCGGTGGTCCATCCAGACAATGATGTTTCGCTTCGGATCGCCTGAGCTTCCGACCGCAACCGGGGAGCCATCGGCTGCGACGGCTACGAGCGAACATGTGGCGTCGAATCCCAGACCCCGGATGTCGGCCGTATCGACGCCGGAAGCCGCCACTGCCTCCCTCACGCTTGTGGACACTGCACTCCAGATATCTTCGCTCGATTGCTCGACGACGTCGCCTGCCTCTTGCCAGATGTTGATCGGGCGCTTCGCCACGGCTAGCAGAGTGCCGTTCTCGTTAAAGACCCCCGCGCGAGCGCTGCCCGTTCCGACGTCGACACCGATGAAGTGGGCGGCCATCTTCACAAGTCCGAACTGAAGGGCAGAATGACCAAATCGCGGATGGTGACGTTGCGCGGTCTGGACAACATGAACAGCACTGCCTCCGCCACTTCGCTTGCCTCCATCAACCCTCCCGCCGCGATCGCGTCATCAAGCTTTTCTTTAGGCCAGTCACTAATCAGAGCGGTAATTACCGGGCCTGGCGCTACCGCGCCCACCCGGATGCCGTGCTTTGCCACTTGGCGTCGAACCGTATGGACGAATGCTTGCACCGCATATTTTGATGCCGTGTAGATCGGCTCCCCTACCACCGGAACCAGGCCGGCGATGGAGCTGGTCATGATGATGTCGCCGCTTTTGCGCTCGACCATATGAGGCAGCACGGCTTGGACCGATCGGAATGCAGCGTTGATGTTGAGGTTGAGCATTCGGTCCCAGGCATCCGGGTCTCCATCCACGACTTCCCCCCCAACGTAAGAGCCGGCATTGGCGTGGAAGATATCGAGACGCCCCCACTTCTCCAGGATACGTGGCAGCATTGTCGAAACTTCGTCCGGCTTCGTCAGGTCGACGACCACGGGATAAGCTTGTGGCCCCAAGTCGGAACATAATTTGTTCAAGGCATCCTCTGCCCTGTCGACGAGTGCGACACTGGCCCCTTCGCGCAGTAAATATTTGGCACATTCGAGGCCGATTCCAGAGGCTGCGCCGGTAATGGCTGCGACCTTTCCTGACAGTTCCTGTTTCATGGCAAACCTTACTTGTTAGAACGTTGCATCAAGCGCGACCGTGGGAAACTCTCGACCGGCGCGCTAAAGAATCGACGATGACGGCGATTGCAAGAACACCGCCCGTGATCATGTACCGAAGAGAAGATGACAGATCGAGAAGCGTCAGGCCGTTGGCGATCGACTGGATCACGATGATGCCGAGCAGCGCTGAGTAGGCGTTGCCCCGTCCGCCGAACAAACTCGTTCCACCGATGACAGCCGCTGCTATCGCATTGAGATTGACATCGCCGGTACCGGCTTGCTGGCTTGCAGACGCCAGGCGGGACGCAGAAAGCACGCCGCCGAGTGCCGCCAACATCGAGCAGAGCACGAAGGCACTGGCGTAGATGCGCCGGACGTTGATGCCGGCACGACGAGCCGCCTCGCGGTTTCCGCCTACCGCTGTCATGGACCGGCCC contains these protein-coding regions:
- a CDS encoding SDR family oxidoreductase codes for the protein MKQELSGKVAAITGAASGIGLECAKYLLREGASVALVDRAEDALNKLCSDLGPQAYPVVVDLTKPDEVSTMLPRILEKWGRLDIFHANAGSYVGGEVVDGDPDAWDRMLNLNINAAFRSVQAVLPHMVERKSGDIIMTSSIAGLVPVVGEPIYTASKYAVQAFVHTVRRQVAKHGIRVGAVAPGPVITALISDWPKEKLDDAIAAGGLMEASEVAEAVLFMLSRPRNVTIRDLVILPFSSDL
- a CDS encoding oxidoreductase encodes the protein MSKIEHRVALVTGTSSGIGLVTAQALRRDGYRVFGTSRKPMSNTPDGITMLICDVTDDASVQTAVDEVLSRAGRIDLLVNNAGIGLLGGAEESSAAQAKAVFDVNVFGVLRMTNAVLPVMRRQRRGRIVNLSSILGLIPAPYNALYASTKHAIEGYSESLDHEVRTQGIRIVLVEPGVTRTSFEENLTRPDQPLAFYDTSRADAEKLMREIIEKGDAPDVVAATVVRAANAASPKRRYTAGKSAGQVRFMRRFLPESFVDKNLRKFSRLPD
- a CDS encoding FGGY-family carbohydrate kinase; amino-acid sequence: MAAHFIGVDVGTGSARAGVFNENGTLLAVAKRPINIWQEAGDVVEQSSEDIWSAVSTSVREAVAASGVDTADIRGLGFDATCSLVAVAADGSPVAVGSSGDPKRNIIVWMDHRAAGEAEEINAGGHEVLRYVGGRISPEMETPKLLWLKRNLPDSFAAAKHFFDLADYLTWRATGSLTRSTCTVTCKWTYLAHESRWDTDYFNKIGLEELVAERFARIGTEIAWPGTPIASGLTETAAPELGLHPGTAVAASLIDAHAGGLGTLGAAGEGVTSDIGRRLAYIFGTSACSMASSQEPVFVDGVWGPYFSAMIPDLWLNEGGQSAAGAAIDHLVAMHPASASATELAEAAGIPLVGWLDAEASKMCSSPEDVMALAHRIHVVPEFLGNRSPNADPDARAVIAGLSLDAGIPDLVALYIAGLCGIGYGLKQLLVKLREDGIPIDLIIASGGAAQSDLVRQLLADATGVRVAVIDNPEPVLLGSAMLAAVASGHRRNLVDAMVTMSSISRVFEPAQGAPKKAHETRYRIFESLQLVDREIRTELRMGLQQ
- a CDS encoding winged helix-turn-helix transcriptional regulator, encoding MKNLSDQPCLIARSLALVGDAWSMLIMRDAHAGLTRFDEFRKSLGIAPTMLTARLSVLTDEGMLEKHRYSDRPPRDEYVLTEAGRDFLPVLFAIGAWGRKYRNGGKVTRFFDAETGTEIDPLTIDRGTGAPVGTRPIRIVDPE